A single region of the Vagococcus teuberi genome encodes:
- the alr gene encoding alanine racemase: MTAIWTVNKSIFKKNITQVAGNSPVMAVVKNNAYNFGLDFAIKTFLESGVETFSTTSLREAIKIRQLAPEVVIFLMNPSIEFDTLKEWDIQMTLPSLSFYHQYKNELSGIKVHLEYENLLHRSGFKTFDEMKQVIKENSDLPKEKQLDITGIWTHFGYADEFDVSEYEIEKEAWLTGLNDILKQYDFQFIHAQNSASFMRDELFEHHTHARLGIALYGCRPYSSLPKGSVKQSLTLSANVIQCRELKQGESIGYSFSYTADKDMTIAVVDIGYGDGLLRTRSKHDCMINGTRYQIKALMMSHLLVEVDKTVKPQDTVVLYSKDMRVDEYTFKGVGANSEQLSALNHCTLERKIIE, from the coding sequence ATGACAGCAATTTGGACGGTAAATAAATCAATTTTTAAAAAAAATATCACACAAGTCGCCGGAAATTCACCAGTGATGGCTGTTGTAAAAAATAATGCATATAATTTTGGATTAGACTTTGCGATTAAAACGTTTCTGGAGTCTGGAGTAGAAACGTTTAGCACGACATCTTTACGCGAAGCCATTAAAATTAGACAATTAGCACCGGAAGTAGTGATTTTTTTAATGAATCCCTCTATTGAATTTGACACGTTAAAAGAGTGGGACATTCAGATGACATTACCATCTTTATCTTTTTATCATCAATATAAGAATGAGTTATCTGGGATTAAAGTCCATCTAGAATATGAAAACTTACTTCATCGTTCAGGGTTTAAAACATTTGATGAGATGAAACAGGTGATAAAAGAAAATAGTGACTTACCTAAAGAAAAACAACTAGATATTACCGGTATTTGGACGCATTTTGGCTACGCTGATGAATTTGATGTGAGTGAATATGAGATAGAAAAAGAAGCATGGTTAACAGGATTAAACGATATATTAAAACAATATGATTTTCAATTTATTCATGCACAAAATAGTGCGAGCTTCATGCGGGATGAGTTATTTGAACACCACACTCACGCAAGATTAGGTATCGCGTTGTACGGTTGCCGCCCATATTCAAGTTTACCTAAAGGATCCGTAAAACAGTCACTAACATTAAGTGCTAATGTGATTCAATGTCGTGAGTTAAAACAAGGTGAATCAATTGGTTATAGTTTTTCTTATACTGCTGATAAAGATATGACGATAGCAGTTGTTGATATTGGATATGGCGATGGCTTATTACGCACGCGTAGTAAACATGACTGTATGATTAATGGTACACGTTACCAAATCAAAGCGCTCATGATGAGTCACTTATTGGTTGAAGTGGATAAAACGGTGAAACCACAAGATACTGTTGTGTTATATAGTAAAGACATGCGAGTTGACGAATACACGTTTAAAGGGGTAGGAGCTAACTCAGAACAACTCAGTGCACTAAATCATTGTACGTTAGAAAGGAAGATTATTGAATGA
- a CDS encoding ABC transporter substrate-binding protein, with the protein MKKKLRLFGLVSVVTLGLLASCGTKEGTQEKKTIDTSQKETLSLSFGAMPAVDSLPVYIAEKEGYFKEEGLDLELNSFKSPKDRDAALTSGNLDGANTDLIALSTYRQGDMDVKIVSQSIGTFSILTGNNDITSLTDLKGKTAGYAKNQAPYYFLDEALKSNGLEVSEVDFEEVPQIPIRVELTLNHKIDATVVPDPFRTIGMAQGLRELTNSQELDIQSTVFGFTNDSLTNNKEAIEAFYRAYNKAVDYVNEHDIDTYYDVLKEKIGFTDEIKKDVTLPKYVHAEQIDGKQVDNAFNWSKEEGIFTKEYNQKDVMSDLLVK; encoded by the coding sequence GTGAAAAAGAAATTAAGATTGTTTGGGTTAGTATCAGTTGTAACATTAGGTTTGTTAGCTAGTTGTGGGACAAAAGAAGGAACACAAGAGAAAAAGACGATAGATACGTCGCAAAAAGAAACACTATCATTAAGTTTTGGTGCCATGCCAGCTGTAGATAGTTTACCAGTTTATATTGCAGAAAAAGAAGGTTACTTCAAAGAAGAAGGACTAGACTTAGAATTAAATAGTTTTAAATCACCTAAAGACCGTGATGCTGCGTTAACCAGTGGAAACTTAGATGGGGCTAATACTGACCTTATTGCACTAAGTACGTATAGACAAGGCGATATGGATGTGAAAATTGTTAGCCAATCAATTGGAACGTTTTCGATTTTAACAGGAAATAATGACATAACGTCTTTAACTGATTTAAAAGGAAAAACAGCAGGATATGCCAAAAATCAAGCACCGTATTACTTCTTAGACGAAGCATTAAAATCAAACGGCTTAGAAGTGAGTGAAGTTGACTTTGAAGAAGTGCCTCAAATTCCAATTCGAGTGGAATTGACTCTTAATCATAAAATTGATGCAACGGTAGTTCCTGATCCATTTAGAACAATTGGAATGGCACAAGGTTTAAGAGAATTAACTAACAGTCAAGAGTTAGACATTCAATCAACAGTATTTGGCTTTACAAATGATTCATTGACTAATAATAAAGAAGCCATTGAAGCTTTTTACCGAGCTTATAACAAAGCCGTTGATTACGTTAATGAGCATGATATAGATACGTATTATGATGTATTAAAAGAAAAAATTGGGTTTACAGATGAAATAAAAAAAGACGTGACATTGCCTAAATATGTTCATGCTGAACAAATTGATGGTAAACAAGTCGACAATGCTTTTAATTGGTCTAAAGAAGAAGGAATCTTTACAAAAGAATATAACCAAAAAGATGTGATGAGTGATTTACTCGTTAAATAA
- a CDS encoding ABC transporter permease, whose translation MSKLIHALIAFIFLNCLWWLASVSLNQNMLPSPFAVYRHLFTMNPSILWLHTYNSLVRLFWGMFIAVVIGFVIGVLMGRFPKINQLLDPIVYLTYPIPKIALLPIIMLLFGLGNVSKITLLVLIIVFQVVLSVRDGVKTIPKSYYHHLYVLGASQFQQFYKITLPAAYSAILNAIRIALGTAIAILFFTEVYGTSYGLGFFIMDAWGRLDYLDMYSGILVLSLVAFILFQLIDLAETRADKWRKTN comes from the coding sequence ATGTCAAAACTTATTCATGCTCTGATAGCATTTATTTTTTTAAATTGTTTGTGGTGGTTGGCTAGTGTGTCGCTCAATCAAAACATGTTGCCATCACCTTTTGCAGTGTATCGTCATTTATTTACAATGAATCCCTCCATCCTATGGTTACACACTTATAATAGTCTGGTTCGCTTATTTTGGGGCATGTTTATTGCAGTAGTAATTGGGTTTGTGATTGGAGTGTTGATGGGGAGATTTCCGAAAATAAATCAGTTATTAGATCCCATCGTGTATTTAACTTATCCAATTCCTAAAATTGCCTTACTACCTATTATTATGCTGTTATTTGGTTTAGGTAATGTGTCAAAAATTACTTTACTTGTTTTAATCATTGTATTTCAAGTGGTTTTATCTGTTAGAGATGGTGTAAAGACTATTCCAAAAAGTTACTATCATCATTTATATGTGTTAGGAGCTAGCCAATTTCAGCAGTTTTACAAAATTACCTTGCCGGCTGCTTATTCAGCTATTTTAAATGCGATAAGAATTGCGTTAGGAACAGCTATAGCTATTTTATTTTTTACAGAAGTGTATGGCACTAGCTATGGGTTAGGATTTTTTATTATGGATGCTTGGGGCCGACTGGATTACTTAGATATGTATAGTGGTATTTTGGTATTGAGTTTAGTAGCATTTATTTTATTTCAATTAATAGACTTGGCAGAAACTAGAGCTGACAAATGGCGTAAAACTAATTAA
- a CDS encoding M20 metallopeptidase family protein, which yields MTEEYLIQTRRWLHQHPELSLQEFETTAFIKKELDKMGIAYDTPLETGVVAYIKGTGDKSIAFRADIDALPIHEENNVDYRSQVDNVMHACGHDGHITMLLAFVKQVKELSKVSPLKSTVYFIFQPAEETYGGANILLNQYQFDMTPSFVFGLHMMPDEKEGVIVSKPGPITASATEYRFFVKGLSAHVANKEQGHSAGEALLAILNQLSQLQQYHLAGLHQNIVHIGSFKSGEAINTVPSNAYLEGTIRTYSQEDLDIVKEQMTKIKQASELLTNCSVDLVFAEGYPSTINDMTAYDLMKDASEDTSLTWVEKVEPYLFGEDFSFYQQLAPSSFAFLGCRNEDKGYVTGLHTSTLNFDERVLEKGVELYTSLLKRFEETV from the coding sequence GTGACAGAAGAGTATTTAATACAGACACGTCGTTGGTTGCACCAACACCCTGAATTAAGTTTGCAGGAATTTGAAACAACTGCTTTTATTAAAAAAGAGTTGGATAAAATGGGTATAGCATATGACACGCCACTTGAAACAGGTGTTGTAGCTTATATCAAAGGAACTGGAGATAAAAGTATTGCGTTTCGAGCAGATATAGACGCGTTACCTATTCATGAAGAAAATAATGTGGATTACCGCTCACAAGTAGATAATGTCATGCATGCATGTGGTCACGACGGTCATATCACCATGTTATTAGCGTTTGTTAAACAGGTAAAAGAATTATCTAAGGTTTCTCCACTTAAATCAACGGTTTATTTCATTTTTCAACCGGCAGAAGAAACTTATGGTGGTGCAAATATCTTACTAAACCAGTATCAGTTTGATATGACACCATCGTTTGTTTTTGGGTTACATATGATGCCAGATGAAAAAGAGGGAGTCATTGTATCTAAGCCAGGACCTATTACAGCTAGTGCAACAGAGTATCGTTTTTTTGTTAAAGGACTATCGGCTCATGTTGCCAATAAAGAGCAAGGCCATTCAGCCGGAGAGGCATTATTAGCTATTTTAAATCAGTTATCTCAACTGCAACAGTATCATCTCGCCGGGTTACACCAAAATATTGTGCATATTGGCTCATTTAAATCTGGAGAAGCGATTAATACTGTCCCATCAAATGCGTATCTAGAAGGGACGATAAGAACTTATAGCCAAGAGGATTTAGACATTGTAAAAGAACAAATGACAAAAATTAAACAAGCAAGTGAGCTGTTGACAAATTGTTCGGTTGATCTAGTGTTTGCTGAAGGGTATCCTTCAACAATTAATGATATGACAGCTTATGACTTGATGAAAGACGCGAGTGAGGATACAAGTTTAACGTGGGTTGAAAAAGTTGAACCTTATCTATTTGGAGAAGATTTTTCATTTTATCAACAACTAGCCCCATCATCATTTGCTTTTTTAGGTTGTCGTAATGAGGACAAAGGTTATGTCACAGGGTTACATACATCGACCCTTAATTTTGATGAACGAGTACTGGAAAAAGGTGTTGAGTTATATACATCATTATTAAAACGATTCGAGGAAACAGTATGA
- a CDS encoding aminotransferase class I/II-fold pyridoxal phosphate-dependent enzyme has product MEETQFNKRAINLQVPGTRKFSNQVKEYEDGVDLTLGQSGFATPEYIREAMIEAINQNKLRYTHNRGLIELREAISAYNKKRFDVTYDAETEIIVTNGGSEAIDSVLRTILEEGDEVIIPCPTYLAYEPIAKLQGANTVLIDTTKTNFVLTKEALKQAITPKTKAIIFNYPTNPTGMIPSLEQMKELVDVLKDTDIFILTDEIYSDNVYDGEFHSFMEFPEVREQLFVINGLSKSHAITGGRIGYILAPPFATEQVTKVHLYNSVCVATPSQYGAIAAFTDETGPGILAKMNEAYKERRDFTYKRLREMGLPVELPKGAFYIFPIIAEYNKDSFEFASELLEAEHLAVVPGRTFSIYGEGHIRLSFACSMEELEEGCNRLERFLLTYNKQ; this is encoded by the coding sequence ATGGAAGAGACACAATTTAACAAAAGAGCCATCAATCTACAAGTACCAGGAACAAGAAAATTTTCAAATCAAGTCAAAGAATATGAAGACGGGGTGGACTTAACACTTGGTCAATCTGGCTTTGCAACACCTGAGTACATTAGAGAAGCTATGATTGAGGCAATCAACCAAAATAAATTGAGATACACACACAATAGAGGATTAATCGAATTACGTGAAGCTATTTCAGCTTACAATAAAAAACGTTTCGATGTGACATATGATGCTGAGACAGAAATCATTGTGACTAACGGTGGGTCTGAAGCAATTGATAGTGTGTTACGAACGATTCTTGAAGAAGGAGACGAGGTGATTATCCCTTGTCCAACTTATTTAGCGTATGAACCAATTGCTAAACTTCAAGGAGCTAATACAGTCTTAATTGATACGACGAAGACCAATTTTGTCTTAACAAAAGAAGCTTTAAAACAAGCTATTACACCAAAAACCAAAGCGATCATTTTTAATTACCCAACAAATCCAACAGGTATGATTCCATCGTTGGAACAAATGAAAGAACTGGTTGATGTATTGAAAGACACGGATATATTTATTCTGACGGATGAAATATATTCTGATAATGTTTATGATGGTGAGTTTCATTCATTTATGGAGTTTCCAGAAGTTAGAGAACAATTATTTGTCATCAATGGTTTGTCTAAATCTCACGCGATTACAGGTGGGAGAATCGGCTACATATTAGCGCCACCTTTTGCAACAGAGCAAGTCACAAAAGTGCATTTGTATAATTCAGTTTGTGTGGCTACTCCTTCTCAATACGGAGCGATAGCTGCTTTTACAGATGAAACAGGACCAGGTATTTTAGCAAAAATGAATGAGGCGTATAAAGAACGACGAGATTTTACGTATAAACGTTTGAGAGAAATGGGGCTACCCGTTGAATTGCCAAAAGGTGCCTTTTATATTTTTCCGATTATAGCTGAATACAACAAAGATTCGTTTGAATTTGCCTCTGAACTTTTAGAAGCAGAACATTTAGCTGTGGTACCAGGAAGAACTTTTTCAATTTATGGTGAAGGTCATATTCGTCTATCTTTTGCGTGTTCAATGGAAGAACTTGAAGAAGGATGTAACCGATTGGAACGATTTTTATTAACGTATAACAAACAATAA
- the dapD gene encoding 2,3,4,5-tetrahydropyridine-2,6-dicarboxylate N-acetyltransferase, which produces MELQSAQEIIQYISESKKQTPVKVYANGEFKGVEFPESFKVFGCKCSKTIFADYSEWEVFYEANQSLFKEVEIEYDRRNSAIPLIDQTKLNARIEPGSFIREHAVIKDGAVVMMGATINIGAVVGEGTMIDMNATLGGRATTGKNVHVGAGAVLAGVIEPPSAQPVVVEDDVLIGANAVILEGVRVGKGAVVAAGSIVTEDVPAGSVVAGIPAKVIKQVSDVNESKIEIVQALRKLNED; this is translated from the coding sequence TTGGAATTACAATCAGCACAAGAAATTATTCAATATATTAGTGAGAGTAAAAAGCAAACACCAGTAAAAGTTTATGCCAATGGAGAATTTAAAGGAGTCGAATTTCCAGAAAGTTTTAAAGTGTTTGGTTGCAAATGCTCGAAAACAATTTTTGCAGATTATAGTGAGTGGGAAGTGTTTTATGAAGCGAATCAATCACTTTTTAAAGAGGTAGAGATTGAGTATGACAGACGTAACTCAGCTATTCCTCTTATCGATCAAACAAAATTAAATGCTCGTATTGAACCAGGTTCATTTATCCGCGAGCACGCAGTGATTAAAGATGGTGCAGTTGTCATGATGGGAGCGACCATTAATATTGGAGCAGTCGTTGGAGAAGGAACGATGATTGATATGAATGCCACACTTGGTGGGCGAGCAACAACTGGAAAAAATGTTCACGTCGGTGCCGGAGCGGTGTTAGCAGGTGTTATCGAACCACCTAGTGCTCAACCAGTTGTGGTAGAAGATGATGTGTTAATTGGCGCCAATGCAGTTATTTTAGAAGGCGTTCGAGTTGGAAAAGGAGCGGTTGTAGCTGCAGGCTCAATCGTAACAGAAGATGTTCCAGCTGGTAGTGTTGTAGCAGGAATTCCAGCAAAAGTGATTAAACAAGTGAGTGACGTAAATGAATCAAAAATTGAAATCGTTCAAGCATTGAGAAAGCTAAATGAAGATTAA
- a CDS encoding ABC transporter ATP-binding protein, whose protein sequence is MLNINKVSASYDDVGLILDDISFTVSKGDIVALIGPSGTGKSTLLNSITTLHKEYEGMITLNGDVINPKKQKIAWIPQNYGLLPWETVKENILLGGTIRKLKPSDLNSRLNHLVEEIGLAALLERYPNQLSGGQQQRVAIARAMLVTPDIFLLDEPFSALDALTREHMQELFLTQWSKELSPTILITHDVEEAVFMASQLVLLSGKPGTIKAVIDNPSFSLSLEEKRLSPLFYDTIKQVRGAMKK, encoded by the coding sequence ATGTTAAACATTAATAAAGTCAGCGCGTCGTATGATGATGTCGGCCTGATTTTGGATGACATCTCTTTTACTGTTTCTAAAGGAGACATTGTGGCATTGATAGGGCCTAGTGGAACGGGAAAGTCAACACTATTAAACTCGATTACGACACTTCATAAGGAGTATGAAGGGATGATTACTCTAAATGGTGACGTCATAAATCCAAAAAAACAAAAAATTGCTTGGATACCACAAAATTATGGTTTATTACCTTGGGAGACAGTAAAAGAGAATATTTTATTAGGTGGAACTATTCGTAAATTAAAACCATCTGATTTAAACTCACGATTAAATCATTTAGTAGAGGAGATTGGATTGGCGGCTCTTTTGGAACGTTACCCAAATCAATTAAGCGGTGGCCAACAACAACGCGTTGCTATTGCCCGAGCGATGCTAGTGACGCCAGATATCTTTTTATTAGATGAACCATTCTCAGCCCTAGATGCGTTAACACGTGAGCATATGCAAGAGTTATTCTTAACACAGTGGTCAAAAGAATTATCACCGACTATTTTAATAACCCATGATGTTGAAGAAGCAGTGTTTATGGCAAGTCAACTCGTTTTATTATCTGGTAAACCCGGAACAATCAAAGCAGTAATTGATAATCCTAGCTTTTCACTTTCATTAGAAGAAAAAAGGCTATCTCCATTGTTTTATGACACTATTAAACAAGTGAGAGGAGCGATGAAAAAATAA
- a CDS encoding sugar O-acetyltransferase: MKTQRERMTNGDIYYPGSGDSELRHLFMESRRLMREYNQTSENEPEKRKEMLKKWLGKTGDNIYIEPNFKCDYGFNISVGEKFYANFDCIMLDVCPITIGDYTMFGPRVSLLTASHPIDAEIRTSGLEIGSPIRIGNQVWLGGGVIVNPGVTIGDNCVIGSGSVVTKDIPANTIAAGNPCRVIRDITEEDKKYWEEKAQIYWDEVESQK, from the coding sequence ATGAAGACACAAAGAGAACGAATGACTAATGGAGACATTTATTATCCAGGTAGTGGTGATTCTGAATTAAGACATTTATTTATGGAGAGCAGACGTTTGATGAGAGAGTACAATCAAACTAGTGAAAATGAGCCAGAAAAACGTAAAGAAATGTTGAAAAAATGGTTAGGCAAAACAGGAGACAACATATATATTGAGCCGAATTTTAAGTGTGATTATGGTTTTAATATATCTGTAGGAGAAAAATTTTATGCTAATTTCGACTGCATTATGTTAGATGTCTGCCCTATTACAATTGGAGATTATACCATGTTTGGACCCAGAGTGAGTTTGCTAACAGCCTCTCATCCGATTGATGCTGAAATTCGGACATCTGGTTTAGAAATTGGTTCACCAATTAGAATAGGCAATCAAGTTTGGCTTGGTGGCGGTGTGATAGTTAATCCAGGTGTAACGATTGGGGATAATTGTGTTATTGGTTCTGGTTCAGTTGTCACCAAAGACATTCCTGCTAATACAATTGCTGCTGGGAACCCGTGTCGTGTAATACGTGACATCACAGAAGAAGATAAAAAATATTGGGAAGAAAAAGCACAAATATATTGGGATGAAGTCGAAAGTCAGAAGTAA
- a CDS encoding prepilin peptidase — protein MFLIYLLLSWFYTILFYFYFYQFHQEKSMTHPKRIISLHNLLGCICFLILLCLQHTSTTDILLILMGFSLSIIDIYQYIVDPFLSLLFFTSLLISQIPHIQIVLPMMVLLILRLISYLLPNQLGFGDVKLLVMWATCLSSLQLIWLIFIASSLGILFILFMNLLSSKRIEKIAFVPFLTTALTVVIYLF, from the coding sequence TTGTTCTTAATATACTTACTTTTATCTTGGTTTTATACTATCTTATTTTACTTTTATTTTTACCAGTTTCATCAAGAAAAAAGCATGACACACCCTAAACGGATTATATCTTTACATAATCTATTGGGATGTATATGCTTTTTAATTCTACTATGTCTGCAGCATACTTCTACAACTGATATTTTACTTATTTTAATGGGATTTTCTTTATCGATTATTGATATTTACCAATACATCGTCGATCCATTCCTATCCCTACTATTTTTTACCTCTTTACTTATATCACAGATACCCCATATACAAATTGTTTTACCTATGATGGTCTTACTGATATTACGACTAATCAGCTACCTGTTACCTAATCAATTAGGCTTTGGTGATGTGAAACTTTTAGTCATGTGGGCAACATGTTTGTCTAGCTTACAACTCATTTGGCTCATTTTCATCGCATCATCACTTGGTATTCTATTTATTTTGTTCATGAATTTACTCTCATCAAAACGTATAGAAAAAATTGCGTTTGTTCCTTTTCTGACGACAGCTTTAACTGTCGTTATCTACCTATTTTAA
- the lysA gene encoding diaminopimelate decarboxylase encodes MTLDYINGELTLHGHKLTDIAQEYGTPLFVYDEEMIRNQCRRFHQALKSSGLTYTISYASKAFSAIQLFNLMAEENMGLDVVSEGELYTALQSSVSPDTIHFHGNNKTNREIRYAIESGVEYFVIDSLSEIERLNELATKKIKALLRINPGVEAHTHEFIQTGQEDSKFGLSIQKGLALDGVRKIEQAENIEFMGVHFHIGSQIFESTGTVVTIKQVINWLSDNQIQAQVLNIGGGFSIKYTDDDVSYPIEEGIKTITDTLKTACQEASYPLPAISLEPGRSIVGEAGLTLYGVDRNGYSARRVEVDDASDIATEEKRD; translated from the coding sequence ATGACACTAGATTATATAAATGGTGAATTAACCTTACATGGTCATAAATTAACAGATATCGCACAAGAATACGGCACACCGCTTTTTGTTTATGACGAAGAGATGATTCGTAATCAGTGCCGAAGATTCCATCAAGCTTTAAAGTCTTCAGGTTTAACGTATACCATTTCTTATGCATCAAAAGCTTTTTCAGCTATTCAATTATTTAATTTAATGGCAGAAGAGAACATGGGACTTGATGTGGTGAGTGAGGGAGAGCTATACACTGCTTTGCAATCAAGTGTGTCACCAGATACGATTCATTTTCATGGAAATAATAAAACCAATCGAGAAATTCGTTATGCAATCGAGTCGGGAGTCGAGTATTTTGTGATAGATAGTTTATCAGAAATTGAACGATTAAACGAGTTAGCAACGAAAAAAATCAAAGCATTACTTAGAATCAACCCAGGTGTTGAAGCACATACACATGAGTTTATCCAAACAGGTCAAGAAGACAGTAAATTTGGTTTAAGCATTCAAAAAGGGCTGGCTCTTGACGGGGTCAGAAAAATTGAACAAGCTGAAAATATAGAGTTTATGGGAGTTCATTTTCATATTGGCTCTCAGATTTTTGAATCAACAGGAACGGTTGTGACAATTAAACAAGTCATCAATTGGCTGTCAGATAATCAGATTCAAGCTCAAGTATTAAATATTGGTGGTGGATTTAGTATCAAGTACACGGATGATGATGTGAGTTATCCAATTGAAGAAGGAATTAAAACCATTACAGATACATTGAAAACAGCATGTCAAGAAGCAAGTTACCCACTTCCTGCCATTTCATTAGAGCCAGGGCGTTCGATTGTGGGAGAAGCGGGATTGACACTATACGGGGTTGACCGAAACGGATATTCGGCGAGAAGAGTTGAGGTCGATGACGCTAGCGATATAGCAACAGAGGAGAAGCGGGATTGA
- the dapB gene encoding 4-hydroxy-tetrahydrodipicolinate reductase, which yields MNIILVGYGAMNQRVAHLASERGHRVVGIVTPVEGEYPYPVFQVTDELPKADVMIDFSHPNLSLPMIKKNTGIPLVVATTGQKEDIIASLEAVSNTTPVFFSANMSYGVHVLTEIIKYSVPLLENFDIELTEKHHRKKVDAPSGTLVKLYDAIKEIKQESYPVYDRHERHTPRDDDEIGISVIRGGSIVGEHEVLFAGEEETIQIIHRAQSKDIFANGSLDVAEKLVHKQPGFYTFDNL from the coding sequence ATGAATATTATATTAGTTGGCTATGGTGCAATGAATCAACGAGTGGCTCATTTAGCGAGTGAGAGAGGACATCGTGTAGTGGGTATAGTGACGCCTGTTGAAGGAGAGTATCCTTATCCAGTGTTTCAAGTGACAGATGAGTTACCTAAAGCAGATGTTATGATTGATTTTTCTCATCCAAACTTAAGTTTACCGATGATTAAAAAAAATACTGGAATCCCGTTAGTTGTGGCAACAACTGGACAAAAAGAAGACATCATTGCGTCATTAGAAGCTGTATCCAACACAACACCAGTTTTCTTTAGTGCCAATATGAGTTACGGAGTCCACGTGTTGACGGAAATTATAAAATACAGCGTACCACTACTTGAAAATTTTGATATCGAATTAACAGAAAAGCATCACCGTAAAAAAGTCGATGCACCAAGTGGCACTCTCGTGAAATTATATGATGCGATTAAAGAAATCAAACAAGAGTCTTATCCTGTTTATGATAGACATGAACGCCATACGCCAAGAGATGATGACGAAATCGGAATTAGTGTGATTCGTGGTGGCTCGATTGTTGGAGAACATGAAGTGCTATTTGCCGGTGAAGAAGAAACAATTCAAATTATTCACCGAGCACAGAGTAAAGATATTTTTGCCAATGGTAGTTTAGATGTGGCTGAAAAATTGGTCCATAAACAACCAGGATTTTATACATTTGATAACTTATAG
- a CDS encoding diaminopimelate decarboxylase family protein produces the protein MTLYEVGTVKDIPETNYYVSIDGGMSDHIRTALYGATYDLLLANREEEHDKLMTIAGKLCESGDIIRRDIKLPSSIHRGDLLVVLSTGAYHYSMSSNYNQMLKPAVVFVTPEKVRLVVRRQTLEHLTAQDVR, from the coding sequence TTGACACTATACGAAGTAGGAACGGTTAAAGATATTCCTGAAACAAATTATTATGTGTCGATTGATGGAGGAATGAGTGATCACATCAGAACGGCGCTTTATGGTGCTACGTATGATTTATTATTAGCAAATCGAGAAGAAGAACACGATAAACTGATGACAATTGCCGGTAAACTTTGCGAATCAGGTGATATTATTAGACGGGACATAAAATTACCGTCAAGTATACATCGTGGAGACTTACTTGTGGTATTATCAACAGGTGCCTATCATTACAGTATGAGTTCCAATTATAATCAAATGTTAAAACCTGCTGTAGTCTTTGTCACGCCAGAAAAAGTTCGTTTAGTGGTGAGACGCCAGACACTAGAACACCTTACAGCACAAGATGTAAGGTAA